The Phalacrocorax aristotelis chromosome 2, bGulAri2.1, whole genome shotgun sequence region GAAATGTCCTGCTGTCAGCCAACTACTTGGTTTGCTGCCTCCTCAGTATGGAACTTTACTCCAGCGCCAGCACAATATATTAGACAAACTTTTTAATTCCCCATGCAAAAGGAGGTTTATCATGCTTGCctctgcagaagaaagagaGGCACAGGGACATGGAAGCTCTTATTAATCCCCCACTATTGGGAAAGTACTGGATAAAACAGAGACTGGTGAATTTGGAAGGCCAAGGGCAAAAACAAAAATTGGTTTAGGGAGCCATAGGTGAGGATAGGCTCACAATACTTGGGACATCCTGCTGGACTTAGGAAAGGGCATTCCTGTCTTTTCTGTAGGGCTACAAACCTCTCTGTAAGGAAACTCTGTAAGAAATCAGCAAAGCTTAGACACCTGTTTTTTTACTGAGAAACAAAGTGCTTTTGTGTAAAATAAGCTATTAAGGGTCCTCCCCTCTTTAGCGAGCAGGTAGTGCTTATGTAAGGTGTATGCATTAGATATACCATAGTTAAAATACCTCAGATGATCAGCGGCTATTCAAATAGAATTAAATTaagctgagaaaataaagaaaactcaAGACTGATCAATGAAGGTGCAGTTCTAGAAAAGACTAAATTAATGTCTTTTTGATGGGGCATCTCATCACCACTATGCTACACCTTTAAGTCATTTTAAGAGAAGTAGTGAACTTTTCTAAAGTCTCTTTGAAGGACTTGATCAAGTAAGCTCCCAGTTCATTGTTCGTCTCTTGAACAGCTGCATCATAACTGCCAAAGAGTGGAGTTGAAGCCTTCACATCCTCCCTATTTGCTTGGAGTAAAATGAGGTTAAGATCTGCTGTTACACGTTCATATTTTTGCTGATCAAATCTGCAGAGATTGGCATCATCAATTGGGTAGGTGATGCCAACAGGGTAGCAGTCCCTTGGAACTGGGAACTCCACATTTTTCAGCATTGGCAACTcacaaagaaatgtgaaaaggtGTTTAAGTGCTTGGGATGACAGTGGGTTTCCAAGAAACTTAAACTCCTGTAGTTTCTGACAAGGGCTTAAACCTAAAATCAACATGTTGACATGAGTATCTTGGATGTTACAGTCCTCCAAGGTAAGACTCCTGAGCACTGAAGAGGAATGGCTGAGAAGCTTAAAGAATACTGCTGGGTAAAGATCAGGTATATTGTGACCACTCAGGTCCAGGGCTTCTAAGTGATTAGCATGGAAGCTATTGGCTAAATAGGCCATATCAGCATGGTTCAATGAGCAGTTAGAAACATCCAGCATCTTCAGTGGAGTTTTTAGTGGGCTGCagaattaaagagaaaaaaagttttatggcATAAAACTCTGAAAAGCTACATTTACAAGATTTCATACAACTATCCACATTATGAGTGCAGCCATCTGCcacattcattatttttttcttcttttcagaaacagaagcatGTGCCAATGAACTAACTCTTACTTTACATGACTACAACTGTGTTGTTTTAATGGGATTAATTTGGTAACATTTTATGTGTCTATTTTTTAACCAGTTATATGTTGTCAGGTGTATATTAGTTGCTAAATTAATAGCAGATCATTACTACAATAAAAGCACTGGTGGCTGCTTCTTGTAGAAAGCTGTTATAATTCCAGAGATTTAGATCATTTCTATTAAGGAAGGATTCATTCCAAGATGAAAGCCAATCAGTATTCTAACAAGACATCTGCTTTCGTTTCTAGTTTTGTTTCTACTATGTTTTTAAATGCCCAAGAGGTTTACACGTTGTATTGTTCTGGAGTTGCTGAGAGACTTTCTGATGAAGAAGAAGGTTGGAAGAAGTGTACCTGGGATTATGTGCAAACATTCTAGTTGAATATAAAATAGTTCTGACAGATGAAAATCAAGAGATccctttcatacattttaaaTCTTAGTGAGACTTCTATACAGACCTCTGACCTGCTGGATCAAGGTTAGAAACTTGTAATATATATCTATCAATATAAGCAGTGTGCCATTCACAACTTTTGAATTAAATGTCTTCTTTGTACAAGAGGAATTTTAGACCAAGGTGATTTGTCTCAATTAAGCTTTTGTGtgcctttggggttttttcggTGCCCTGAAAACTATAGTTAACTTACTCTCTGCTCAAATATGAACACTGTTCACTGGCAGCTTGTTATCTTTTTGAGAATTGCCATTTTTTCCCATGAATTCATCATGAACATTCATATATTAGCTTAATTTGCAGTACAGAAAAGCATCGGATCTCTCTTGCCTTGAGAGTGACAGACACAACAAACAACTGAAATCAAAGTCTCAAATCAAAGTCTACTATCCTCCTGCCCACCTAAAAATAGCTGTGGAATCTTAGTAtatttactgccttttttttagaGGGCAAAAATTCACTAGAGACCTTGAAAAATACTTGGAATATGACTCAGGTCTTGCACCAAAGGCCAGTCCAAGCTGACTGAGATGTAAGCTCAAGAATGtggcaaataaaaaatgtctGTGTTGACCCCTCTCTTATGTGGTAGCCAAAAGTATATTCTCATCATACTTGTCAGATGAGCTCTGGAAGACTAATAAGAACAGTCAGTTCTTCTAAGTGTATTAGATATACATTGGCTTCCAACTTCCCCAAATTCTCTTCCTAGCTTCCTGCTGCCCCTTCTCATGAACCCCCTGAGATACACTCACTTCTCTTATTTTCAGAGATTCTCAGCCTGCTGGTGGCACAAAGGTCTGTTCTTTACACTCTGACTGAAAGCAGGATGACCAAATTACCTGAGCAGTTTCCGTATTCTTCCTGTGAGTACAGAAAATGGCATATTCAGCTCGGTCAGCTGCATCATTTCACCCATCTTTTCTCCAATGTTAATAAGCATTTGTTCATCTGTAGCAGTGAACCTCCGTACATTAAATGTTCGTGCTGGCAAGGTTAAGGACATCAATAGAGGGAAGTGGACACTGTTGAAGAGTATTTCCAAATGTTCCATTTCCAAGCGAACATTGTGAACTATTTCCAGTTTGCGCAACAGAGAGGGATCAGTGAGCTTTATGATgtagaagaatttctgcaaAGCCAGGTTGTCAGATCGGAATGCCACACAGCAGATCTTCAGTGGACAATAGCATTTCTTCAACAGGGCCTGCACCACCAGCTCATAGTTCCGTTCTGTAACAAACAAGTCAATTAACACATCAATACTGATTTCAAAGGTACCTGGATTGCACTGTGTTTGTTGCAGGTAAACCAGCAGTTCTAAACAAAGCTTAGAGAGCCGCTGTGTCCTGGCCCACCTGCCCATTGTCTTCTTACACTCACAAAACTGAACTTCAACATCTTTTATACCCGTCAGGTCGACCACTTTCAACCTTTTTGCATAAGGAGAAGGATGGTTCAGCACATAGTCTCTCAGCCCCGTCAGACAGCTTTCCAAGCACACTGAGCATGTTCTATGGCTCAGGTCTTCCTGGTAGTCCACAGTAGCTCCCAAAAGTTTTCCCATGTTAAAGTCAACAAGTGGCCAGTTCTCTACCAAGTCATGAATCACTTCCCCTTGCTCCAGTAAATAGCtggctttaaaaagaagaggaaaaagattaTGGGCAACACTGCCGAGACTCTTCCTGGCAAACTCTGCATTTGACACAAATGCTTCAGCACTAATGAATCGGAGAGACTTCATTGTTCCTCTGGACTCCTTGCCGTCATGGAGACTGACTTCTGCGTTTAACTAAAGATCCTAGTTGCTTATCACCTTCTATTTTtatctgcagctgctgtttgctgctAACAGAAGCCTTGCTGGGAAGGCAGAATGAACAGTCACATGCTGATCCTCTGCGTTCTATTTTGGAGCTGTACTGTGATTCTGCAGTAATTAACTGTGAGCTCTTTAGTCAGAGagcatttattaatttaaaacctCATATTTGTAATAAAGCTAACTCCACTAAGTACAGACCACTGCCCAGCAGGAACAGTAAGATCAGGGCAGCACAGATACATAAGAATAATTCTGTATCTTTCCTATGCCATACAAAAAGGCACTCAGGGATCCAACTTAAACACATACATGAGCTGTATTCCACTTTCTTCCACAAAAGATGATATGCTGGGGGTTCATATGCTGATTTCAATGGGGAAGATTTCTCAGAACTAGCATAGGAAAAAACTATAACCACTGAAGCTGTAGACTCTTTTGAGTCTACAGATGACTGAGGTGCTACAGGCATTGAGCTACACTCAATGTCCCTCCATTTTGCTGTTCTTATCAGCAGGGAATAGTTAAATACAGTGGCTCTGgtagaaaaggcaaaagaatcTAGAAGAGCTTAGAGCCTTGGTGACCAGGACACTTACCTGGTGATAGGAGACTGAGGGTTAAGTACAAGACAAGCTGAACAAGACAGAGCACAGAGTTAAAATTTTCTCACAGCTTCCCAGGCAAGCATCCTATTTCTCTTGCTTTGAGCAGCAGATGgtctcttctttcctgtgatttGAAGACTCATGGTTTCATTGTGATACAGaatgggaaaatattaaaaatcttttatcTTTTCAGGCCAGGAGAAAAACATCTCCCATCCAGCTGTCACAAAAGCAGAGACGATGTTTCTTTGAACCTGGCACTTGACTGCCAGGGGAAGCAACGTTGGGTACCTCCCTTACAGTGTCCTCTCATGTCTTTTGCTGGGCAACCAGTGGAACAGAGAATGAGCATAGCTTGAAGTTAATAAATTACTTGGAACATTTATATTtgttgggggctttttttgggggggcggTGGTGGTTCTTTACATTTGAGTTGTGGGGCTTTTTGTTGTACCATTGGGATTTCTGGGTAGTAGAGTATATCTACTCTACTACCTATTGACTGAACTTTGGGTGCAAGACAATTCTGTAAACAtctatcttttttcctctgtcatttAGAAAAACCTTCAAATCAATAATGTTAAATAGCTTCTAAGTGCCTACACCCCCAGCTCACATCCTGcactcctcttccccaggccatTCACCTTTCACCCTCTGCAGACGACCTCTACCTTCTCTGTTCTGCAGCCCCCATTTCTCCAGTGTAATTTGTACAAAGGATTCTGACATAATCTGCCTGCCTGGCAAAAATGACTGTGTCCTGTGATGCCCTTGTTCAAATCCAGAAGAGGTCCTGTCAGATTTATTGACTTAAGTTCCATGCCATGTTCCACTTATTGTTGGAAATGGTCAATATGGAAGATTAAACTTCTGAGAAATGCATCAGGATCTCAAAGTACTATGCTGAGCTGAAAAAGTTGCAGGTGATAATACTAAATATAACAtggaaaaaagtattaaatttaCTGgtccttttaaaacaattatgAAGAAGAGTTGAAGGAAGCAGTCAAACTGCCTTCCCCAGCAAATAAGCAATAACTTTTTCTGTATATAGAAGTGGTTACAAATATTTATCTCAGGTTTTTTACCTCAAAAAATGTTGCTCAATTCTAATAAAAACCTAGGACATTATTAGAGCAGTTTCCCTTGGAACTTTTGGACCACTGGTCCGAATGTACTACATAAGCACATAAAGAGGTCCAAATATACTAGGTAAGCAGATAAAAATTTGTGTATATATAGCTTAATAACTAGCTGTTTAAATTTTGAAAGGCAATAAAACTAGACTTACAAAAGTTTCAAGCAATTCGTACGTTTCCCTTGTCATACAGGGATCCGTTACGTGTTGCTGTTTTCAACATTTAAAGAATTGCAGAAAATATAGTAATACCATCATCATCATATGCTATACATGTACCAGagttgaaaaacagaagaaaatacttaatACCTTGACAAGTTCTATCTATTTCATCTTACATGTTTTTGAATTATAGTAGTGATGCCACACATctgtttgaaggaaaaattaagcAGATACAACCAAAAAACCTCTGCAAAAACAAGAAGCTTCCTCAGAATGACAGAGTCTGATAAAGAGGTTCCTTCcctgtaatttaaataatatttaggatttttcttttgcttttgataAAATACTCCTTAATGTgtttacttagaaaaaaaattgaatccATGAAGTGTGGCATGAATTTTTCACAGCAAAGCAGATGTGGAATTATCTGGAAAGGCAGGGTCAGCACAGCTTGAAAAAAGTCTTAATTTTCATGTGATCCAGAGCTATCAAAACAATTATTATATTAAACATGTAGTGTTTTATTTAATGGCAGAAGAAATCATGACAAATCACTTAAATTTTAACCAAAAGTATAGTTCACTATATTCTAGCATTCAAGCTGGGTTAGTATTGGTTTTGTGCTTGTATAGCAGTATATATTAAATTAACAGAATAAAgcaaactctttttttcagttactgtAAAAAGACTAGTCAGAGCAGTGCAACAATGGTCATCAAATGGATTTTAATAGGGTTTTAAcctttaaaaagtgtattttaaaaaataaaagtatttaataaCAAAACAGTTTGTTGTCAAATTAACTTGAAGTAGGCTACCACTGAGATCCTCAGAACTGTCATCCTAAATGTATGAAGAAGCTAATTCTTACTGAAGTGGATCCAACTTGGAAGAAAGTTCCATTAAGAATTTCACTTTTATAATCCATTACAGGATATATACATCTATCAGCAGCTTTGGAAGCACTCCTGGGTCTGATCAAAATGAAATGGGGCAGGGGACAACACAGGTAATCCATTACTTTTGCACAGATCTTGCAGTTTATACCATTTACATTCAACATCTATTGGTATAGTCATGTAAAAACAGAATTCAGAGGTTCAGGCTTACAGAGATGCAGCTCTGGCATCTTTGGGAAAAGAACAGAGTTGACTGATTTTTTAAGGAATGAAAATTAAGCAAAGAAAGGCATATAAAACTATGTAACAACACAATGAACAAAGTTCATTCTAAattcagaagatgctgagaagaTTTCTCTGCAGAGAATGTAGGTGAAGGAAGGCATGACAGATCTAATTATTTTTGTGGAATTTCTCTTTCCAAAAATAAGACCAAAATAAGctgtcagaaaataaactttttctgcaattttttttttacaattacaATCTGTATTCTGTTTGAGTTGTTAGAGAGATGGCAATCAAAATTCATCTGAAAAATTATAGAGATTTCTCACCTGTTAAAAAGTCATCTTTCATACAAGATTTTGTGGTTCTCAGGAAGGTAGAATTCAGATAGTTATGTTGAACAAAATGGTGTGACAATGTTTTAGAATTCCTACAGAAACTGGCAATCCAGGGGACTCCAGGACTGCGTTGAGAATAACTTCTTAAGTcaggtaatagacagccctaccaGAGGGAATGCATTACTGAACCTGTTGGTCACCAACACAAGTAATCTAATCATAGAaatcaagattggaggcagcctggccTGCAGTGATCATGTCTGGTGGAGTCTGCAGTCCTGAGGGAGATGGGTCAGGTAAAGAGTAAAGTTCCTGATGAGGACATTTCCCAATTTCCACAAAAGTGCCGCTTTGACAAAGTGGGAGAAGCAGAGATATAGCAACATGTCAGCCATAAAGCAGAAGC contains the following coding sequences:
- the LRRC14B gene encoding leucine-rich repeat-containing protein 14B, coding for MKSLRFISAEAFVSNAEFARKSLGSVAHNLFPLLFKASYLLEQGEVIHDLVENWPLVDFNMGKLLGATVDYQEDLSHRTCSVCLESCLTGLRDYVLNHPSPYAKRLKVVDLTGIKDVEVQFCECKKTMGRWARTQRLSKLCLELLVYLQQTQCNPGTFEISIDVLIDLFVTERNYELVVQALLKKCYCPLKICCVAFRSDNLALQKFFYIIKLTDPSLLRKLEIVHNVRLEMEHLEILFNSVHFPLLMSLTLPARTFNVRRFTATDEQMLINIGEKMGEMMQLTELNMPFSVLTGRIRKLLSPLKTPLKMLDVSNCSLNHADMAYLANSFHANHLEALDLSGHNIPDLYPAVFFKLLSHSSSVLRSLTLEDCNIQDTHVNMLILGLSPCQKLQEFKFLGNPLSSQALKHLFTFLCELPMLKNVEFPVPRDCYPVGITYPIDDANLCRFDQQKYERVTADLNLILLQANREDVKASTPLFGSYDAAVQETNNELGAYLIKSFKETLEKFTTSLKMT